The sequence AAAAAAACTCCATCCTAGTGCCAAAATAATCGTGCCACTAAGCAAAGATTGCCCAATAACGCTAACATCTGGTAAAGCTCCTGATAACGAAATCTGACGAATACTTTCAATAACGGGTAACAGCGGATTCAATACCAAAACTGACCTCACCGATGCTGGCACAATTGCTGATGGATAGAATATGGGAGTACTAAGCCACAGCACAAATATAACTAAGTCATAAAAGTAATTCAAATCTCGAAAAAATACAAATAACGCACTAACCAAAAATCCTACCCCAGTACACACCAAAGTGAGGGATATTAAGGGAAACAGCAGCGCCAATACATTCACCAAACTCTTAGAATTCAGCAGAGTTACAAAAGCCAGCAACGGCAACACGCCGACCACAAATTGAAATACATTCGCAGCAATCATCGAAAGCGGGAAAACGCTCACTGGCAAGCGAATCTTATTTAACAATGCTCCATTGTTCACCACACTCCACAACGCTTGGGACGTACACGCCGAGAAAAAGTTTAGCGCCACTAGCCCCGTAAAAACTGCTAACACATAATTAAGTATAGAGTTGCCATAATACGATGCAAATGCCGTTCCGAAAATTGCTGTATACACGCCCGTCATCAGCAACGGATTGAACAGAGACCAATATACTCCTAAAAAAGAACCTCGATAGCGCACCTTCAAATTCCGGGATACTAATACATAAAGTAATTCACAGTAATGCCGCACTTCAGACCAGTTTGAGTTATCTTTTAGCCAAACAATCATTCTTAAATACCAAAAATTATTAGATTTTAATGCTTATAAATACTAGCAAGCCTGTCGGTTAAAATTAACTTTGTGCAAAGTCATCCCAGCTGCCCAACCTACGCGAATGCCCTGAAAAGCCTGCTGTATGTAATTAATTAAGATTAAGTAAGGAAGGTTATGAGTAAATTTGAGGCGTAGTATTCTTAGCAAGCAGCGGTAAATTAAAAGGAATGTTAGACGAGTGACAAGTATGGGAAAAGGAACCACTTTAAATCCATGTTTCAAAGCAAAATAAGTTGTATTTTTTGCAATTGAATACCAGCAAGTTAGATGTTTTTGGTCAATACGATTGTGGCTAGGCTGAGGGTAGTGATCTACGACGACATCAGCATAATGGATGTCATATCCCGCCTGAATCAAGCGCAAGCAGACATCCGTTTCATCTAAAAAGTAATCGAAAAACTCATCGTAGCAGTTGATTTTCTCCAGCAGGTCTTTCCGATAAGATGAATTCGTACCCATGAGACCGTTATACCAAAACCCATTCGGTTGGTTATAATTAGCAGCATCAGCAGCACGAATAGGAATAGTTTCGCCTAGCACGCTGCTGATGCCGCGCCGGAACTGCAAGGGATATCCAGGACGAGTTAAGTCTCGAACTGTCCCGCCAACGGCAGCACATTTGTCTCCATAAACCGAATAGGTAATTAATAGTTTATCTATCCACTCGCCTGGTGGAATCGCATCATCATCAAAAAAAGCGATAATTGAACCTGATGCTAACTTAATACCTATATTCCTTGAGTAACTAATATTTCTAGGTTCGCTTTTAAAATATTTAAACTTGCAGCTAATTTGGCTTGATAAAGTACAGAGCATTTCACTCGTTTCTGTAGTTGATGAGGCATCAATAATAATCACTTCAATTTTTTTATAGTTAATAAATTCTAGAGAATTAAGAGCTTTTTTTAAAAAAATATGTCTATCGGCAGTACAGATGGCGATAGATACTAGCGGAAACAGTTTATTTGATATTGCTTGGGGTATTTCTGAGAACTTAAACTTACTAATTTGCCAGTAAACTTCCCACATTTGAAGTATAGTCTGACTAATCTCCTTCATCAAAACAATAGGATTGAATGAAGCAGGCACATAACCGCTACCTGTAAAAAAGTAGACGTGTTTTGCTAGATTCAGAGCATAAAATTCAGGATAGCGGTAGGTAACTATTGCAACATCAACTGGTTTCCAAAAACAAGCTACTAACCAGAGGCAAAGGCGACTTAATAAAGTATTAGGTGGAAACCAGACAGTAAGTTTTTGCTCAGCCTCTAAACTTTTGAAAATACTATTTTGCTCGCTATCTTTATAGATAGTAGATTGCACCATGGCTGTAGATGAAGCCATAATAATTTCTTCCAAAGAAGATTCTGTATACAATGGTTCTAGCATTTTGCCACGAACGCCTTTAACAAAATCTTGAAACCCTCGAATAGAAATTTGTGCTAAAAAGTAGCGTCCTGTAGCTGCATAATAAATCAGCCGTGGCAGACTAACAAAAACTCTTTTTAATATCAGGTTTGGGCGATGTTTTTGCCAGCAGTAACATAGATTACGTTCGTCATAATAGCTAATCCAGGGTCTAATCTTAAAATCTGGCGATTTATGCCAAACAATTGAGGCTGGGTTAGATGCAACTACCCACGAAGCCTGCTTGGCTCGCAAGCACCACTCTACATCATCAAAATGTAAAAAATAATTCTCAAATACTCCAATTTGTTGGACAATTTCACGGCGCACTAATAACGACGCAGCAGCACAGGCATCTACGCTGACATAAGGTTTGCCTGCTAATATTTCCTCAACTGAAGTAATAGATGAATTGCCGAAATTTGTTGTAAGGTGTGCTTTTTTACTGTTGATAAAGCTGCCCACTTCTTGAATAGTATTGGGTTCATCTAGTTTACGAATTTGAGAACCCACTAAACCCACTTCAGGGTAATTTTGTAACGTCTCAACTAGCGGAAGTAGAGCCAGAGTATCTAGACGAACATCATTATCGAGTAACCAAAAGAAATCATATTCAAGTTGGCTAACAATCTCCAAGCCGTAAGAAAATCCCCCAGAACCTCCTAAGTTGCTGCCTGTTTGCAAAACTTTGACTTGAGGATAGTGCTGCTCTATGTA comes from Microcoleus sp. FACHB-831 and encodes:
- a CDS encoding ABC transporter permease, producing the protein MIVWLKDNSNWSEVRHYCELLYVLVSRNLKVRYRGSFLGVYWSLFNPLLMTGVYTAIFGTAFASYYGNSILNYVLAVFTGLVALNFFSACTSQALWSVVNNGALLNKIRLPVSVFPLSMIAANVFQFVVGVLPLLAFVTLLNSKSLVNVLALLFPLISLTLVCTGVGFLVSALFVFFRDLNYFYDLVIFVLWLSTPIFYPSAIVPASVRSVLVLNPLLPVIESIRQISLSGALPDVSVIGQSLLSGTIILALGWSFFHVWRHLFMDLL
- a CDS encoding glycosyltransferase — encoded protein: MCISKIASVIVTWNKLHDVCSVIEDIANLELHNIALDIYLVDNASTDSTQSYIEQHYPQVKVLQTGSNLGGSGGFSYGLEIVSQLEYDFFWLLDNDVRLDTLALLPLVETLQNYPEVGLVGSQIRKLDEPNTIQEVGSFINSKKAHLTTNFGNSSITSVEEILAGKPYVSVDACAAASLLVRREIVQQIGVFENYFLHFDDVEWCLRAKQASWVVASNPASIVWHKSPDFKIRPWISYYDERNLCYCWQKHRPNLILKRVFVSLPRLIYYAATGRYFLAQISIRGFQDFVKGVRGKMLEPLYTESSLEEIIMASSTAMVQSTIYKDSEQNSIFKSLEAEQKLTVWFPPNTLLSRLCLWLVACFWKPVDVAIVTYRYPEFYALNLAKHVYFFTGSGYVPASFNPIVLMKEISQTILQMWEVYWQISKFKFSEIPQAISNKLFPLVSIAICTADRHIFLKKALNSLEFINYKKIEVIIIDASSTTETSEMLCTLSSQISCKFKYFKSEPRNISYSRNIGIKLASGSIIAFFDDDAIPPGEWIDKLLITYSVYGDKCAAVGGTVRDLTRPGYPLQFRRGISSVLGETIPIRAADAANYNQPNGFWYNGLMGTNSSYRKDLLEKINCYDEFFDYFLDETDVCLRLIQAGYDIHYADVVVDHYPQPSHNRIDQKHLTCWYSIAKNTTYFALKHGFKVVPFPILVTRLTFLLIYRCLLRILRLKFTHNLPYLILINYIQQAFQGIRVGWAAGMTLHKVNFNRQAC